One segment of Acidimicrobiia bacterium DNA contains the following:
- a CDS encoding DEDD exonuclease domain-containing protein, with translation MGQRTFDDLGIPLHDVTFVVVDLETTGASPAECAITEVGAVKYRGGECLATFQTLVNPGVPIPPFVTMLTGLTDALVMPAPPIDAVLPALLEFVGPNEPSTVIAGHNIRFDVSFLDAACARLGYPRLAHTRVDTVALARRLVRDEVPNLRLATLARRFRTAVEPIHRALDDARATAEVLHGLLERAGTLGVLGLDDLVALPRMRAHPSSSKLRLTTRLPRSPGVYLFRDRGGRVLYVGKATNLRARVRSYFGSDDRRKVPQLLRELASIDHVECADPFEAAVRELRLIQHHEPRFNRQAKAWRSYAYLKLTLDERFPRLAVTREARRGAAHLGPFRSAGAAHAVRDAIESAVPLRRCTRRVGRTAPRSCEACVPAQLGVACCPCSGRTPEDEYDGVVELVRRAFAGDGRVLLAPLDDRMRRLAERERFEEAALARDRLRALSSALARQRLADATRAVRRLVVTTPTTTVVLVHGRAQLEGDAVQAEMFLDLTLPPRRDEIDELLLTARWLARAGGQRRASLVETAGTWASSLPPLPVYEVRRPDARRTR, from the coding sequence GTGGGTCAGCGAACGTTCGACGACCTCGGCATCCCGTTGCACGACGTGACCTTCGTGGTCGTCGACCTGGAGACGACGGGCGCGTCACCGGCCGAGTGCGCGATCACCGAGGTCGGCGCGGTGAAGTACCGCGGCGGCGAGTGCCTCGCGACCTTCCAGACGCTCGTGAACCCGGGCGTCCCCATCCCGCCGTTCGTCACGATGCTCACCGGCCTGACGGACGCGCTCGTCATGCCGGCGCCGCCGATCGACGCGGTGCTGCCCGCGCTGCTGGAGTTCGTCGGGCCCAACGAGCCGTCGACCGTGATCGCGGGGCACAACATCCGCTTCGACGTGTCGTTCCTCGATGCCGCGTGCGCGCGGCTCGGGTACCCGCGCCTCGCGCACACACGGGTCGACACCGTCGCGCTCGCGCGCAGGCTCGTGCGCGACGAGGTCCCGAACCTGCGCCTCGCGACGCTCGCCCGCCGGTTCCGCACGGCCGTCGAGCCGATCCACCGCGCGCTCGACGACGCGCGCGCGACCGCCGAGGTGCTCCACGGCCTCCTCGAGCGCGCCGGCACGCTCGGCGTCCTCGGCCTCGACGATCTCGTCGCGCTGCCGCGCATGCGCGCGCACCCGTCGTCGTCGAAGCTCCGCCTCACGACGCGGCTCCCGCGCAGCCCGGGTGTCTACCTGTTCCGCGATCGCGGCGGCCGCGTCCTGTACGTCGGCAAGGCGACGAACCTGCGTGCGCGCGTGCGCTCCTACTTCGGCAGCGACGACCGGCGGAAGGTGCCGCAGCTGCTGCGCGAGCTCGCGTCGATCGACCACGTCGAGTGCGCCGATCCGTTCGAGGCCGCCGTGCGCGAGCTGCGGCTCATCCAGCACCACGAGCCGCGCTTCAACCGGCAGGCCAAGGCGTGGCGCAGCTACGCGTACCTGAAGCTCACGCTCGACGAGCGGTTCCCCCGTCTCGCCGTCACGCGTGAAGCCCGTCGAGGTGCCGCCCATCTCGGGCCGTTCCGGTCCGCGGGTGCGGCGCACGCGGTACGCGACGCGATCGAGTCGGCGGTGCCGCTCCGGCGGTGCACCCGGCGCGTCGGCCGTACCGCGCCGCGGTCGTGCGAGGCGTGCGTGCCCGCGCAGCTCGGTGTGGCGTGCTGCCCGTGCTCGGGTCGAACACCCGAGGACGAGTACGACGGCGTCGTCGAGCTCGTGCGGCGCGCGTTCGCGGGCGACGGGCGTGTGCTGCTCGCTCCGCTCGACGACCGCATGCGGCGTCTCGCGGAGCGCGAGCGGTTCGAGGAGGCCGCGCTCGCTCGCGACCGGCTGCGCGCGCTGTCGTCCGCGCTCGCGCGCCAGCGGCTCGCGGACGCCACGCGCGCCGTCCGGCGTCTCGTCGTCACGACGCCGACGACGACGGTGGTCCTCGTGCACGGTCGCGCGCAGCTCGAGGGCGACGCCGTGCAAGCCGAGATGTTCCTGGACCTCACGCTGCCACCCCGGCGCGACGAGATCGACGAGCTGCTGCTGACGGCCCGCTGGCTCGCTCGCGCGGGCGGGCAACGGCGCGCGTCGCTGGTCGAGACAGCCGGGACGTGGGCGTCGTCGCTTCCGCCGCTGCCCGTCTACGAGGTGCGCCGGCCCGACGCGCGTCGGACGCGCTGA
- a CDS encoding secondary thiamine-phosphate synthase enzyme YjbQ — protein sequence MQARHEELTLETRGDGDVVDVTGDAQKVVDNSGLRDGLCTVFVAHSTCGITTIEYEPGCNADLNGVLERVAPQHGRWEHNERNADTNGHSHARAALIGPSVTVPFMSGELVLGVWQKVVCIDFDDRPRSRKLVVQLLGE from the coding sequence ATGCAGGCTCGTCACGAAGAGCTCACGCTCGAGACACGAGGCGACGGCGACGTCGTCGACGTCACGGGCGACGCGCAGAAGGTCGTCGACAACTCCGGCCTGCGCGACGGGCTGTGCACGGTGTTCGTGGCCCACTCGACCTGCGGCATCACGACCATCGAGTACGAGCCGGGCTGCAACGCCGACCTCAACGGGGTCCTCGAGCGGGTGGCGCCCCAGCACGGCCGGTGGGAGCACAACGAGCGGAACGCCGACACCAACGGTCACAGCCACGCCCGCGCCGCGTTGATCGGCCCGTCCGTCACCGTGCCCTTCATGTCCGGCGAGCTCGTGCTCGGGGTGTGGCAGAAGGTCGTCTGCATCGACTTCGACGACCGGCCCCGCAGCCGGAAGCTCGTCGTCCAGCTGCTCGGCGAGTAG